A single window of Gemmatimonadota bacterium DNA harbors:
- a CDS encoding pyruvate kinase, producing the protein MLADEAPRPLPPSAEEAQDPAYLEALAAELDALRLAVEALERRHSADILRAAPGSRASARNLVHYLALRSRDIRPLQDRLARAGLSSLGRSEPHVLVALERVRGLIARALGRTLPASTLLPPVGFREGPALLASHAHALLGPPPPRRSTRILVTLPTQAADDAVLVSDMGAAGMDGARINLAHDDPAVWSAMVERVRAVRPERPVRVFMDLPGPKLRTGPVVGASGPVRVGRGDRFLLVGPMVADRDVVALMARTGAVGGVRCDVHAVFRDVRAGQPLALDDGKVAGRVSEAGGSWLVVDVTRARRDGVKLKEGRGINLPETALSLPALGAEDRAALDFVVEHADAVSLSFVRTPEDVRDVLECLRERNGHSLGLVLKIETVAAFEHLPAILFEALSWPRLGLMIARGDLAVEAGFERLAEVQEELLWIAEAAHLPTIWATQVLESLAKRGLPSRAEITDAAMSGRAECVMLNKGPYIVEAIATLDDILRRMDAHQRKKRTLLRSLSVSGGL; encoded by the coding sequence ATGCTCGCCGACGAAGCCCCGCGCCCGCTGCCGCCCTCCGCCGAGGAGGCCCAGGACCCTGCCTACCTGGAGGCGCTGGCCGCCGAGCTGGATGCGCTGCGCCTGGCCGTCGAGGCGCTGGAGCGGCGTCACTCCGCCGACATCCTGCGGGCCGCTCCCGGATCGCGGGCGTCGGCCCGCAACCTGGTCCACTACCTGGCCCTGCGGAGCCGCGATATCCGCCCGCTGCAGGACCGGCTCGCGCGGGCGGGCCTGTCTTCCCTGGGCCGCTCGGAGCCCCACGTCCTGGTCGCCCTCGAGCGGGTCCGCGGCCTGATCGCCCGTGCGCTCGGACGAACGCTCCCGGCCTCGACGCTGCTCCCGCCGGTCGGCTTCCGCGAAGGCCCGGCGCTGCTGGCGTCGCATGCCCATGCCCTCCTGGGACCGCCGCCGCCGCGCCGCTCGACCCGGATCCTGGTGACGCTGCCGACGCAGGCGGCCGACGACGCCGTCCTGGTCTCCGACATGGGTGCGGCTGGGATGGACGGGGCGCGCATCAACCTCGCCCATGACGACCCCGCGGTCTGGAGCGCGATGGTGGAGCGCGTGCGCGCCGTGCGCCCGGAGCGGCCGGTCCGGGTGTTCATGGATCTGCCCGGTCCCAAGCTCAGGACCGGACCCGTGGTCGGAGCGTCCGGACCGGTGCGTGTGGGCCGGGGGGACCGCTTCCTCCTGGTCGGACCGATGGTGGCGGATCGGGACGTTGTGGCGCTCATGGCGCGGACCGGGGCGGTGGGCGGGGTGCGCTGCGACGTGCACGCGGTATTCCGCGACGTGCGCGCGGGGCAGCCGCTGGCGCTCGACGACGGCAAGGTGGCCGGGCGGGTGTCCGAAGCGGGAGGCTCCTGGCTCGTCGTGGACGTGACCCGGGCCCGGCGCGACGGCGTCAAGCTGAAGGAAGGACGGGGCATCAATCTTCCGGAGACGGCGCTGTCGCTGCCCGCGCTGGGCGCCGAGGATCGGGCGGCCCTGGACTTCGTCGTGGAGCACGCCGACGCCGTTTCCCTCTCGTTCGTCCGCACCCCGGAGGACGTGCGGGACGTGCTGGAGTGTCTGCGGGAGCGCAACGGACACTCCCTGGGGCTCGTGCTCAAGATCGAGACCGTGGCCGCGTTCGAGCATCTGCCCGCGATCTTGTTCGAGGCCCTCTCCTGGCCGCGCCTCGGGCTGATGATCGCCCGGGGGGATCTGGCCGTGGAGGCCGGCTTCGAACGTCTCGCGGAAGTGCAGGAGGAGCTGCTCTGGATCGCGGAGGCGGCCCACCTGCCGACCATCTGGGCCACGCAGGTGCTGGAGTCGCTCGCGAAGCGCGGCCTTCCCTCCCGAGCGGAGATCACCGACGCGGCCATGAGCGGCCGGGCGGAATGCGTGATGCTGAACAAGGGGCCGTACATCGTCGAGGCGATCGCCACGCTGGACGACATCCTGCGCCGCATGGACGCGCATCAGCGCAAGAAGCGCACGTTGCTGCGCAGCCTGTCGGTCAGCGGAGGGCTGTAG
- a CDS encoding YceI family protein encodes MSRPDDEAVPPMSSVFHLFMPLLLLVGAATPYGLQAQAEPGPPVWNVVEGSQLDVLTRRSGLLSFFGHDHLVRAERFQGTIAWDAARPERASVHLVIEAAGVRVLTSADSSDLATIQRDMELKVLRPEQFPTIEFRSETIEPREDGVRVRGALTLVGVTRPVVVDVTVAEAEPGRLRATGVFEARLSDYGIDPPSAVAGTVKVRDEITFRFDVQAERAPG; translated from the coding sequence ATGAGCCGTCCCGACGATGAGGCGGTCCCGCCGATGAGCTCGGTCTTCCACCTCTTCATGCCGCTGCTGCTCCTGGTGGGCGCGGCGACGCCGTACGGACTGCAGGCCCAGGCCGAGCCCGGGCCTCCGGTCTGGAACGTCGTGGAAGGCTCGCAGCTGGACGTCCTGACGCGCCGCAGCGGCCTGCTGTCCTTCTTCGGACACGACCACCTGGTGCGGGCCGAGCGCTTCCAGGGCACCATCGCCTGGGACGCGGCGCGTCCGGAGCGCGCATCCGTGCACCTGGTGATCGAAGCCGCCGGCGTCCGGGTGCTGACCTCCGCCGACTCGTCGGATCTGGCGACCATCCAGCGGGACATGGAGCTCAAGGTGCTTCGTCCCGAGCAGTTCCCCACCATCGAGTTCCGGTCGGAGACCATCGAGCCGAGGGAGGATGGCGTGCGGGTGCGGGGTGCCCTGACGCTGGTGGGCGTGACCCGACCGGTGGTGGTGGACGTCACGGTGGCGGAGGCCGAGCCGGGGCGACTGCGGGCGACGGGGGTGTTCGAGGCGCGGCTCAGCGACTACGGGATCGATCCCCCGAGTGCGGTGGCCGGCACCGTGAAGGTCCGCGACGAGATCACCTTCCGCTTCGATGTCCAGGCGGAGCGAGCGCCGGGCTGA
- a CDS encoding EAL domain-containing protein: protein MADSHVQRVLHPALLGLVGFYLFLALQNLLVWASDSRIPAVLAAVATAAALFVLTRLARPGTSATGPGRDPSPARATRARPNVSAHAVGLAAGLLVLAHTLLWMSREPLADPATRLSLLLVGAGLVFVSYGWLTVLVAVVWSVLVGVAATSESVGLPDNAVLTLLAATATALVVQRFRQRSVARLLDLEQAAAADRQAREVSEERYRLAAEGSTDGLYDWDLRTGTMFYSPRLQTLMGVESEVTPASWMERIHPDDHTRVLSGLEAHWRGETTQFAEEHRIRQPDGTWRWVLARGASQRDGQGRAVRMAGSVTDLSTRGLFDPLTGLPNRRLLIDRLERALAGRTRDGGDFSVLFVDLDRFKLVNDTLGHPAGDALLVEAAARIQTCVRASDTVARLGGDEFVVLLERVDVPDGVVVTIDRIQSRLAESVRVGGRDLHVRASVGAVMDTREYDDPLDLLRDADTAMYEAKQRGDPWAVFDLAMRQRLSERLSLEAELHMALRCEQFVVHYQPIVDMDSERVIGYEALVRWEHPERGLVPPGVFIEVMEETGLILELGEWVLRTACREIMTAFPGTGADLPSVSVNVSRRQLRPTFAQEVKALLDEVGFDPQRLKLEITETAILQQPEFAVETLRQLRALGIQIMMDDFGTGHSSLGVLQVLPIDQLKIDRSFIHRIGDDAQAAEMVRAIIAMGRGLGLRIVAEGVETPTQLDSLRSFDCDLGQGFLFARPAELPALLRLQPV, encoded by the coding sequence ATGGCGGATTCCCACGTCCAACGCGTTCTGCACCCCGCCCTGCTCGGGCTGGTGGGGTTCTACCTGTTCCTGGCCCTCCAGAACCTCCTGGTGTGGGCCTCGGACAGCCGGATCCCGGCCGTGCTCGCGGCGGTGGCGACGGCGGCGGCCCTCTTCGTGCTCACCCGGCTCGCCCGTCCGGGGACCAGCGCCACCGGACCGGGCCGCGACCCGTCTCCCGCTCGAGCGACCCGTGCCCGTCCGAACGTCAGCGCCCACGCCGTCGGGCTCGCGGCCGGCCTCCTCGTTCTGGCGCATACGCTGCTCTGGATGAGCCGTGAGCCGCTCGCCGACCCCGCCACCCGTCTGTCCCTCCTGCTCGTCGGCGCCGGCCTGGTCTTCGTGTCCTACGGCTGGCTCACCGTCCTCGTGGCGGTGGTCTGGAGCGTCCTCGTGGGCGTCGCGGCCACGTCCGAATCCGTAGGTCTACCCGACAACGCGGTGCTCACACTCCTGGCGGCCACGGCCACGGCGCTGGTGGTGCAGCGCTTCCGTCAGCGCTCGGTCGCCCGGCTCCTCGATCTGGAGCAGGCCGCCGCCGCCGACCGCCAGGCACGCGAGGTGAGCGAGGAGCGCTACCGGCTCGCCGCCGAGGGATCCACGGACGGTCTGTACGACTGGGACCTCCGCACCGGGACGATGTTCTATTCGCCCCGCCTCCAGACCCTGATGGGCGTGGAGTCGGAGGTGACACCGGCCAGCTGGATGGAGCGGATCCATCCCGACGATCACACGCGCGTCCTCTCCGGGCTGGAGGCGCACTGGCGCGGGGAGACGACGCAGTTCGCCGAAGAGCATCGCATCCGCCAGCCCGACGGTACCTGGCGGTGGGTGCTGGCGCGGGGTGCCTCCCAGCGCGACGGGCAGGGCCGTGCCGTGCGCATGGCCGGCTCCGTGACCGACCTCTCCACCCGCGGCCTGTTCGATCCGTTGACCGGCCTGCCCAACCGCCGACTCCTCATCGACCGCCTGGAGCGCGCCCTCGCGGGCCGCACCCGCGACGGAGGGGACTTCTCCGTCCTGTTCGTGGATCTGGACCGCTTCAAGCTCGTCAACGACACGCTGGGCCATCCGGCGGGGGACGCCCTCCTGGTGGAGGCGGCCGCGCGCATCCAGACGTGCGTGCGGGCCAGCGACACCGTGGCTCGCCTCGGCGGCGACGAGTTCGTCGTGCTCCTGGAACGCGTGGACGTCCCGGACGGCGTCGTGGTCACCATCGATCGCATCCAGTCCAGGCTGGCCGAATCGGTGCGCGTCGGCGGTCGCGACCTGCACGTGCGGGCCAGCGTGGGCGCCGTGATGGACACCCGCGAATACGACGACCCGCTCGACCTCCTCCGCGACGCCGACACCGCCATGTACGAGGCCAAGCAACGCGGAGACCCGTGGGCGGTGTTCGATCTGGCGATGCGGCAGCGTCTGTCGGAGCGCTTGAGCCTCGAAGCGGAGTTGCACATGGCGCTGCGCTGCGAGCAGTTCGTGGTGCACTACCAACCGATCGTGGACATGGATTCCGAACGCGTGATCGGCTACGAGGCCCTGGTGCGGTGGGAGCATCCCGAACGCGGCCTCGTCCCGCCGGGCGTCTTCATCGAGGTGATGGAGGAGACCGGGCTCATCCTCGAGCTGGGTGAATGGGTTCTCCGCACCGCCTGCCGGGAGATCATGACCGCATTCCCCGGCACGGGCGCGGACCTGCCGTCTGTGAGCGTGAACGTGTCGCGGCGGCAGCTCCGGCCCACGTTCGCGCAGGAGGTGAAGGCCCTGCTGGACGAGGTCGGCTTCGATCCGCAGCGCTTGAAGCTGGAGATCACCGAGACCGCCATCCTGCAGCAGCCCGAGTTCGCCGTGGAAACCCTGCGGCAGCTGCGCGCACTCGGCATCCAGATCATGATGGATGACTTCGGCACCGGGCACTCGTCGTTGGGCGTGCTGCAGGTGCTGCCCATCGATCAGCTCAAGATCGATCGCTCCTTCATCCACCGCATCGGCGACGACGCCCAGGCCGCGGAGATGGTGCGGGCGATCATCGCCATGGGACGCGGATTGGGCCTGCGCATCGTCGCGGAAGGGGTGGAGACCCCCACGCAGCTCGATTCGCTGCGGAGCTTCGACTGCGACCTCGGTCAGGGCTTCCTGTTCGCCCGTCCCGCCGAGCTACCGGCCCTGTTGCGCCTCCAGCCGGTGTAG
- a CDS encoding DUF222 domain-containing protein, protein MESTAGVRDVRVAGMDVQRAAARRGRDGARPAAASSPAPSPFDLSVEALDEIEDLADEIIRLAAQIHAATHRQLTLLAEFDRRRGWELEGHATCAHWLALRTGIDLGSAREKVRAARALEDLPAIGAAMQRGALSFSKVRALTRVASAEDEHELLALALSSTAHEVERTVQRWRRLGRLDEQALEAARHRSRCFSVFPDGDGMYVVKGRLDPEVAAVLMRAVDAAADALWWKGPELADAEPVTAEQRRADAVGLLAERALSAGLDREGGGPDAPISGTRAERYQVMLHVEEAALRSEVQERAEEHTRTSETRMEHACATQQTRTPTPDVQEEAEAAECASAEWSAQKQSAPKRSSQEGSAQGASTHPATPAHAASPSHPLAPVSELHDGTRVAAATSGRLSCDASLVRVTTTARGDVLDVGRRTRTVPPSLRRALEVRDRGCRYPGCGRRFTDAHHIRHWADGGPTCLSNLLLLCRVHHRLLHEGGFTVELGADGRAVFRDPRGRPVPHLPPLKRATQAEVDAMKTALGIRPG, encoded by the coding sequence ATGGAATCGACGGCGGGCGTGCGCGATGTGCGGGTAGCTGGCATGGACGTGCAGCGGGCGGCCGCGCGCCGCGGTCGGGATGGCGCCCGTCCCGCCGCAGCGTCGTCTCCGGCTCCGTCTCCCTTCGACCTGTCGGTCGAGGCGCTGGACGAGATCGAAGACCTCGCCGACGAGATCATCCGCCTGGCGGCGCAGATCCACGCGGCCACGCACCGTCAACTGACGCTGCTGGCCGAGTTCGACCGGCGACGCGGCTGGGAGCTCGAGGGTCATGCCACCTGTGCGCACTGGCTGGCGCTGCGCACCGGGATCGATCTGGGCTCGGCGCGCGAGAAGGTGCGCGCCGCTCGTGCCCTGGAGGACCTGCCGGCGATCGGCGCCGCGATGCAGCGCGGTGCGCTGTCCTTCAGCAAGGTGCGCGCGCTGACGCGCGTGGCCAGCGCGGAGGACGAGCACGAGCTGCTGGCCCTGGCGCTCTCCAGCACGGCACACGAGGTGGAGCGCACGGTCCAGCGCTGGCGGCGGCTGGGCCGTCTGGACGAGCAGGCCCTGGAAGCCGCGCGCCACCGGAGCCGCTGCTTCTCGGTCTTCCCGGACGGGGACGGCATGTACGTCGTGAAGGGTCGGCTCGACCCGGAGGTGGCGGCCGTGCTGATGCGCGCCGTGGACGCGGCGGCCGATGCGCTCTGGTGGAAGGGCCCCGAGCTGGCGGATGCGGAGCCGGTCACCGCGGAGCAGCGCCGCGCGGACGCGGTAGGCCTGCTGGCGGAGCGGGCGCTCAGCGCGGGGCTGGACCGGGAGGGCGGCGGACCGGATGCGCCCATCAGCGGCACACGGGCCGAGCGCTACCAGGTGATGCTGCACGTGGAGGAAGCGGCGTTGCGGAGTGAGGTGCAGGAGAGGGCCGAAGAGCACACGAGGACTTCGGAGACGCGCATGGAGCACGCGTGCGCGACGCAGCAGACGCGAACACCGACGCCGGACGTACAGGAGGAGGCGGAAGCGGCGGAGTGCGCATCGGCGGAGTGGTCAGCACAGAAGCAGTCAGCGCCGAAGCGGTCCTCGCAGGAGGGGTCCGCACAGGGCGCGTCGACCCACCCCGCGACGCCGGCGCATGCAGCCTCTCCGTCGCATCCCCTCGCCCCGGTTTCCGAGCTCCATGACGGCACCCGCGTTGCCGCGGCAACGTCGGGGCGCCTGTCCTGCGATGCGAGCCTGGTGCGGGTGACCACCACCGCGCGCGGGGACGTGCTCGACGTGGGGCGGCGCACCCGCACGGTGCCTCCGTCCCTGCGCCGCGCGCTGGAGGTCCGCGACCGCGGCTGTCGCTATCCCGGGTGTGGCCGTCGCTTCACGGATGCCCACCACATCCGCCACTGGGCGGACGGCGGGCCCACCTGTCTGTCCAACCTCCTCCTGCTCTGCCGGGTCCACCACCGTCTGCTCCACGAAGGCGGCTTCACGGTCGAGCTGGGCGCGGACGGTCGGGCCGTCTTCCGGGACCCGCGCGGACGCCCCGTCCCACACCTGCCCCCCCTCAAGCGCGCCACGCAGGCGGAGGTCGACGCGATGAAGACCGCGCTCGGGATCCGACCAGGATGA
- a CDS encoding M28 family peptidase yields the protein MALGACDPAGPPGIDAITEEALSSDLYALAHDSMQGRLTGTAEIGRAAEWIAERYATLGLVPAGDDGSFYQSFALTWVTLGDGNRLSLPGPGGARPAGQGWTPMGISANGSATGEVAFAGYGIVEPRVGWDDYGDADVTGKIVLVLEREPGVDDPASPFDGVVTSEASRDWRKVLSAQERGAVAVLFVRDVHARSDVDDWSAFHTAAWPDRPRRIERFVLQAWAEGVTVPVAQISTPMAEQLLAASGRTLAELAAAADASGSGHGVVPLPASRVSITTSVERHRTPGRNIIGMVEGSDPALADEVVIVGAHHDHNGADGAEIFNGADDDGSGTVGVLAVAAAYAAALEQGERPRRTVLFAVWDAEERGLLGAWYYTTAPRFPLTATVANLNMDMIGRNEEVPEDGGGRFNGLEPQSAEANANAINILGFTRSPQLAAVIEAANEETDLLLRFRYDNNESNLLRRSDHWPFLQNGVPAVWFHTGLHPDYHTPDDDADRINYEKMTRIVQLVHRTSWELANSEQRPALEGMGSRPRS from the coding sequence GTGGCTCTCGGTGCCTGCGACCCGGCCGGTCCTCCCGGGATCGACGCCATCACCGAGGAGGCGCTGTCGTCCGACCTGTATGCGCTCGCACACGACTCCATGCAGGGCCGCCTGACGGGAACGGCCGAGATCGGACGCGCTGCGGAATGGATCGCCGAACGCTATGCGACGCTCGGGTTGGTGCCCGCCGGCGACGATGGAAGCTTCTACCAGAGTTTCGCGCTCACCTGGGTGACGCTGGGGGACGGGAACCGACTGTCCCTGCCCGGCCCGGGAGGCGCGCGTCCGGCGGGGCAGGGATGGACCCCCATGGGGATCAGCGCCAACGGCAGCGCCACCGGCGAAGTGGCCTTCGCCGGCTACGGCATCGTGGAGCCGCGCGTGGGGTGGGACGACTACGGAGACGCGGATGTGACGGGCAAGATCGTCCTGGTGCTGGAGCGCGAGCCGGGGGTCGATGACCCCGCCAGCCCGTTCGACGGCGTCGTGACGTCCGAGGCGTCCCGCGACTGGCGCAAGGTGCTGAGCGCCCAGGAGCGGGGTGCGGTGGCGGTGCTCTTCGTGCGGGACGTCCACGCGCGGAGCGACGTCGACGATTGGAGCGCCTTCCATACGGCCGCCTGGCCGGATCGTCCTCGGCGGATCGAGCGGTTCGTCCTGCAGGCCTGGGCCGAGGGGGTCACCGTGCCTGTCGCGCAGATCTCGACCCCCATGGCGGAGCAGCTGCTCGCGGCCAGCGGCCGCACGTTGGCGGAGCTGGCGGCCGCGGCGGACGCATCCGGCTCAGGGCACGGGGTCGTGCCCCTGCCCGCGAGCCGCGTGAGCATCACCACGTCGGTGGAGCGGCATCGCACGCCCGGTCGGAACATCATCGGCATGGTGGAAGGGTCCGATCCCGCGTTGGCCGACGAGGTCGTGATCGTCGGTGCCCACCACGACCACAACGGTGCGGACGGCGCGGAGATCTTCAACGGCGCCGACGACGACGGGTCGGGCACCGTGGGTGTGCTGGCCGTGGCCGCTGCGTACGCGGCGGCCCTGGAGCAGGGGGAGCGCCCGCGCCGCACGGTCCTCTTCGCGGTCTGGGACGCGGAGGAGCGCGGGCTGCTCGGTGCATGGTACTACACGACCGCGCCGCGTTTCCCGCTGACAGCGACGGTCGCCAACCTCAACATGGACATGATCGGGCGCAACGAGGAGGTGCCGGAAGACGGGGGAGGGCGGTTCAACGGTCTGGAGCCGCAGAGCGCGGAAGCGAACGCCAACGCCATCAACATCCTCGGCTTCACGCGCTCACCACAGCTGGCGGCGGTCATCGAGGCGGCCAACGAGGAGACGGACCTGCTGCTCCGATTCCGCTACGACAACAACGAGTCCAACCTGCTTCGCCGCAGCGATCACTGGCCGTTCCTGCAGAACGGGGTGCCGGCGGTATGGTTCCACACCGGCCTGCATCCCGACTATCATACGCCCGACGACGATGCCGACCGCATCAACTACGAGAAGATGACGCGCATCGTGCAGCTCGTGCACCGGACGAGTTGGGAGCTGGCCAACAGCGAGCAACGGCCCGCTCTCGAAGGCATGGGGAGTCGCCCGCGGTCCTGA
- a CDS encoding M20/M25/M40 family metallo-hydrolase encodes MTLRFARAAAVLPAAALALLPLARTPLAAQAWADRFSATPYRDAANRLIDAALADSAAYARLTELGDRFGHRLSGSASLERALDWILEEMEADGLENVRGEPVLVPHWVRGEESARMIVPFERDLPMLGLGGSIGTPKGGIRAQVMVVESFEELERRADEAKGRIVLFAPEWVDYGTTGAYRRQGAIAAGRAGAVASLIRSVTPYSQQTPHTGNMQYADGVPRIPHAALTVEDAELIKRMVRRGERVEVHLEMDAQTLPDTWSRNVVAEIRGRELPDEVIVLGGHIDSWDVGQGMMDDGGGSVAAWEAVRLMKALDLRPRRTVRVVLWTNEENGTRGGNGYRDAHMDELDDHILAMESDGGVFKPEGFGFTGSDAAFSVLQEVGSLLDRIEAGAVTRGGGGADIAPIMALGVPGMGLNVDGTRYFWYHHTDADTIDKLDPHEVALCVAAMAVHAYVVAEMPERLPR; translated from the coding sequence ATGACCCTCCGCTTCGCCCGCGCCGCTGCCGTCCTGCCCGCCGCCGCGCTCGCTCTGCTCCCGCTCGCCCGCACACCGCTGGCGGCGCAGGCGTGGGCCGACCGGTTCTCCGCGACGCCCTATCGGGACGCGGCCAACCGTCTGATCGACGCCGCGCTCGCCGACTCTGCCGCCTATGCCCGTCTGACCGAGCTCGGCGACCGGTTCGGGCACCGACTGAGCGGGTCCGCGTCCCTCGAGCGTGCGCTCGACTGGATCCTCGAGGAGATGGAGGCCGACGGCCTGGAGAACGTGCGCGGGGAGCCGGTGCTGGTGCCGCACTGGGTCCGCGGCGAGGAATCGGCGCGGATGATCGTCCCGTTCGAGCGCGACCTGCCCATGTTGGGTCTCGGCGGTTCGATCGGCACGCCCAAGGGAGGCATCCGCGCCCAGGTCATGGTGGTCGAGAGCTTCGAGGAGCTGGAGCGTCGCGCCGACGAAGCCAAAGGTCGCATCGTGCTCTTCGCGCCCGAGTGGGTGGACTACGGGACCACCGGCGCGTATCGGCGCCAGGGAGCGATCGCGGCCGGGCGCGCCGGCGCGGTTGCCAGTCTGATCCGCTCCGTCACTCCGTACTCGCAACAGACCCCGCACACGGGCAACATGCAGTACGCGGACGGCGTGCCGCGCATCCCGCATGCGGCGCTCACCGTGGAGGACGCGGAGCTCATCAAGCGCATGGTGCGTCGGGGCGAACGCGTGGAGGTCCACCTCGAGATGGACGCTCAGACCCTACCCGACACCTGGTCACGCAACGTGGTGGCGGAGATCCGGGGGCGTGAGCTCCCCGACGAGGTGATCGTGCTCGGAGGGCACATCGACTCCTGGGACGTCGGACAGGGCATGATGGACGACGGCGGCGGCAGCGTCGCGGCCTGGGAGGCCGTGCGCCTCATGAAGGCGTTGGACCTGCGTCCCCGCCGTACGGTGCGGGTCGTGCTGTGGACGAACGAGGAGAACGGCACGCGGGGCGGAAACGGATACCGCGACGCCCACATGGACGAGCTGGACGACCACATCCTGGCCATGGAGTCGGACGGTGGCGTCTTCAAGCCCGAAGGGTTCGGATTCACGGGCTCGGACGCGGCGTTCTCCGTGCTGCAGGAGGTCGGTTCGCTGTTGGATCGCATCGAGGCCGGAGCCGTGACCCGCGGCGGAGGCGGTGCGGACATCGCCCCCATCATGGCGCTGGGGGTGCCCGGGATGGGCCTCAACGTGGACGGCACGCGCTACTTCTGGTATCACCACACCGACGCCGACACGATCGACAAGCTCGACCCGCACGAGGTGGCGCTGTGCGTCGCCGCGATGGCGGTCCACGCATACGTCGTGGCCGAGATGCCGGAACGACTTCCCCGCTGA
- a CDS encoding sodium:solute symporter family protein — MHAVDWVITALYIGTILGIGWAVSRRITSFRDYFVASGHMSAALLVCTIVSTYYGLDVLFGGSEVGYLDGVVGWFFYTRPYYIAVIIAALFIARRLKRHDLISLPDIAGAYFGDGTRAVVAVSSFFYSLPLLAIMGIGVLLDVLLGLPFLWGVLLGTSISIVYTLMGGLLADALTDTVQFTLMCVTLGIAAWLVLGDVGGIDGMQRLLPESYFQPRGTYPLAVLVVFGVAALSVLVEPALYQRIFAARDYRSLLIALAVGVVLWAAYDWIVTLMGMAAQALGVDVEPRYALITLTLERLPPGLTGLFVAGVVATAMSTIDSYLLICGGNLAYDLYRPLFRPDLSDRETLALTRRMIVVAGLASAFFAVTFTSIVSAWVFMSTVLVASALVPVLAGLYLPIPLKRAAGLGASLGGLGVALVFFLALWILGSEDPEWGTRIWRVTVGGRELEIWQEYGVLIALPASLVGFALGQAFGTRVGPTRGTETPAPELKTPEVSL, encoded by the coding sequence TTGCACGCCGTCGATTGGGTCATCACCGCGCTCTACATCGGGACGATCCTGGGCATCGGCTGGGCTGTCTCCCGCCGGATCACGTCGTTCCGCGACTACTTCGTCGCGTCGGGCCACATGTCCGCGGCGCTGCTGGTGTGCACCATCGTGTCCACCTACTACGGGCTGGACGTCCTCTTCGGTGGGTCCGAGGTCGGATACCTCGACGGCGTCGTGGGCTGGTTCTTCTACACGCGCCCCTACTACATCGCCGTCATCATCGCCGCGCTGTTCATCGCGCGCCGGTTGAAGCGCCATGACCTGATCTCGCTCCCCGACATCGCCGGCGCCTACTTCGGGGACGGCACGCGCGCGGTCGTGGCGGTCAGCTCGTTCTTCTACTCCCTCCCGCTGCTCGCGATCATGGGCATCGGGGTGCTCCTCGATGTGCTGCTCGGGCTCCCGTTCCTGTGGGGCGTGTTGCTCGGGACCAGCATCTCCATCGTGTATACGCTGATGGGTGGCCTGTTGGCCGATGCGCTCACAGACACGGTGCAGTTCACCCTGATGTGTGTGACCCTGGGCATCGCGGCGTGGCTGGTCCTCGGAGACGTGGGTGGCATCGACGGGATGCAGCGGCTGCTCCCGGAGTCGTACTTCCAGCCGCGCGGCACCTATCCGCTGGCGGTGCTCGTCGTGTTCGGCGTCGCCGCGCTGAGCGTGCTGGTGGAGCCGGCGCTGTACCAGAGGATCTTCGCGGCGCGGGACTACCGCTCCCTCCTCATCGCGCTCGCGGTCGGAGTCGTGCTGTGGGCCGCCTACGACTGGATCGTCACCCTGATGGGGATGGCCGCCCAGGCGCTCGGCGTCGACGTCGAGCCGCGCTACGCCCTGATCACACTCACGCTCGAACGGCTCCCTCCCGGGCTGACCGGACTCTTCGTCGCCGGCGTCGTGGCCACCGCGATGTCCACCATCGACTCGTATCTGCTCATCTGCGGGGGCAACCTGGCCTACGACCTGTATCGTCCGCTCTTCCGACCGGACCTGAGCGACCGGGAGACCCTCGCGCTCACGCGGCGAATGATCGTCGTGGCCGGACTCGCCTCCGCGTTCTTCGCGGTGACCTTCACGAGCATCGTCTCCGCCTGGGTCTTCATGAGCACCGTGCTGGTGGCCTCCGCGTTGGTGCCCGTGCTCGCCGGCCTCTACCTGCCGATCCCGCTCAAGCGCGCCGCCGGGCTGGGCGCCAGCCTGGGAGGTCTGGGGGTCGCCCTGGTGTTCTTCCTCGCCCTCTGGATCCTGGGTTCGGAGGATCCCGAATGGGGCACCCGCATCTGGCGGGTCACGGTGGGGGGGCGTGAGCTCGAGATCTGGCAGGAGTACGGCGTGCTGATCGCGCTGCCGGCCTCGCTCGTCGGGTTCGCCCTCGGGCAGGCGTTCGGGACCCGTGTGGGCCCCACGCGCGGCACCGAGACGCCCGCCCCCGAGCTCAAGACTCCGGAGGTCAGCCTGTGA